The window GGAAAGTTGTACTCTGCGAGGCCGCATTTTTCaaattcttcttcttcctcttgaCGCGATCCACCCCACAGTGGCTGATCTTCTTCGAAATCCATTGCGACAAAGGACGTAGATGGCTTAGTTAGCTGGATGAGTAATATTTGCCCTAGCTATGCAGTTTTTATTTCTTCTAGGGCTGGAGGGTGGTAAATATATCAGTACTTGTGAGAAGGTGGATGAAAGAAGGCATTTAACTTCAGGAGTGAGGAAGAAAGCAAGGAATGAAAGAGTAAAAACGACTAAATCGGGCTCGGACCCTCTTGTTGGCGCGTTCTGCACACGTAACCTGGACCGATTATTATTATCATCTTTGACCGTTCCCCCATCGGTTGCCAATGGTCTTAACTCCAACATGATTGTAGGGCCAGGTGGCAATACAAACACCTATGCGCGTTTTCGAAGTCATCATGGTATTTACAATTCTACATTTATCTCACTGCAAACCTCATCTGTCTTCGCCTGTAACCACGTAGATAGCCTCCGGTCCTTTTGTATTATAGTCCACCTTGGAAACACTATGCTTGCCTGTCGAGTCGGTAAAAGCAACCTTGACAAAGGAAGGATATTAGACATCCTATTTGTCACATAGGAAAAGCTCGGCTTACCTTGGCAACGAGAGTCCCTCCCAAAAATGGCGCCAACTCAGTTGTGGTCTTCTTGAAGTTGGCAAAGTAGTCCGGTATACTGAGAAGACGCATTTTTGAGGGTTGGCAGTCGGAAGGAAGGTCAGAGGATGAAAGTAAGTAAGGGGAGAGGTGGGTGACGAGAGCAGGGGAGAAGGCTACGAAATAGTCAGCTATCTGTAACAAGACGATTAAGGACCTCTTACATTTTATCTTGGCAACTTCTCCAATAACACCTATACCTTCCCAAATAGCCAGCTTCTCCCCTATGCTCAGACTATCATTTTCTACAGCCCTTCCAACAGCTTCATGTAATGTGTCTCCTCCCGCGGATTTGCCCTTGAACAGTGGCTCGCAAATGCGATGTCTCACAGGACCTAGCTGTATCTCTTTTTCCGGGAGTGAAGGAATAGTGACAACAATGGCATCAATGGGAGGTGGCAAAGCGGCCTGAGCAGCAGCGTCAGCAGCTGCTTGGGCAGCTGCCTTATTGGCCGCAGCGAGAGCTTGCGCCTGCTGTTTTTTGCTCTTGTGCGAATTAGTTGTTGGTGCCGGTGTAGGGTCCCCAACGAGCCTGATCCATTAGCTGTGTCATCAAGAGCAGCCACTCACTTTTTGGCGACATCGAACgtctcctcttcccccgACGTCTGAGAGGCACCAATAACAATCGCTGCTTTAGCATTAAGTCCCGGCACCTCAATGTCATCTCCTGTACATTCCGTCCAAACGAAGTTTGCTACCTCCTTCACCAATTTGCGCTTCTCCTCCTGGTCCAATAATTCGTTGCCCGCAGCTGTCTTCAACTCCTGATCCAACAGATCATCTTCAAAAAGCAACTGCTCGAAGTGGGATTCACAATCGGCCTGACCTATTTGTACACTCGTAGTGCATTCCCACCTCACGATAGAGTCGGTGATGACAAACGCAGAAGACTCCTCATGGCCGACATAAATCACAATGCCAGTGGTCACACCGAGAGCGAAGAGACCGGCGAGAGGCGCAGGGAGGATAGAAAACATCGGGGTATTGAGAGATTCAAAGGCGAATTGAGTGTAGAAAGCTTGTGTGGACAGTGTAAAGGTTGGAGGTGAAGCAGGTGGGATTAGGAGCAGAGGAAAGGAATTAGTTTGGATGTTGATACCAAGGAGAGCTAAGAGATGCGACCTGTATGCTGATCAGCTTTCATTCCGATCATCCCGACATACGCGAACGCACATAATATATTCCCGTCCTTCCCAGTCATCCGCAACCTTGCTTGGCCTAAACGGCCATCTCAATTCCAAATTACTCTCCCAACTGTTCTCTTTCTGCGCGCCAACCAATTCGTCACCAACAAGCCAACCACTCTTCGAAGGCACATCCACCTCTACATCGGTCGCCCGTGTATCACCGTTCGCATCTGCCATTCTACTAGATGATGCAATGGGCATAGCGTAACAAGCGCGAAGGATCTAATCTAAAATTCAGAGATGACTTAACGATTAGAAGAGGAAAAGCTCTCACCACACTTGGTCGAGGAAAAAGCTCCCCGACAGCAAAAGCCGCAC of the Cryptococcus gattii WM276 chromosome H, complete sequence genome contains:
- a CDS encoding RNA polymerase II transcription factor, putative (Similar to TIGR gene model, INSD accession AAW45418.1), with product MALSLKDMRPLVVHCDTDYIRAAFAVGELFPRPSVILRACYAMPIASSSRMADANGDTRATDVEVDVPSKSGWLVGDELVGAQKENSWESNLELRWPFRPSKVADDWEGREYIMSHLLALLGINIQTNSFPLLLIPPASPPTFTLSTQAFYTQFAFESLNTPMFSILPAPLAGLFALGVTTGIVIYVGHEESSAFVITDSIVRWECTTSVQIGQADCESHFEQLLFEDDLLDQELKTAAGNELLDQEEKRKLVKEVANFVWTECTGDDIEVPGLNAKAAIVIGASQTSGEEETFDVAKKLVGDPTPAPTTNSHKSKKQQAQALAAANKAAAQAAADAAAQAALPPPIDAIVVTIPSLPEKEIQLGPVRHRICEPLFKGKSAGGDTLHEAVGRAVENDSLSIGEKLAIWEGIGVIGEVAKIKSFSPALVTHLSPYLLSSSDLPSDCQPSKMRLLSIPDYFANFKKTTTELAPFLGGTLVAKVAFTDSTGKHSVSKVDYNTKGPEAIYVVTGEDR